From Paenibacillus physcomitrellae, the proteins below share one genomic window:
- a CDS encoding SPFH domain-containing protein produces the protein MQWVVIVVILVVVIAFIALTVKVVPQQRVGVVERLGKFNRLLSPGLNILIPVIDQVRIYHDLRIQQANVPPQTVITKDNVQVQIDSIIFYQVVNPEQATYGISDYVYGVRNISTATMRQIIGKLELDETLSGREKISNEIRIALDEATEKWGVRIERVEVIDIQPPTDIQEAMDKQMKAERNKRAIVLEAEAAKQDMILRAEGDKQSKILKAEGDKEARIREAEGLRQAQELEALGQAKAIEAVAAAEKQRIELIRSAGLDEAVLAYRSFEALEEVAKGPANKVFIPSNAVETLGSLGALGELFKDKKA, from the coding sequence ATGCAGTGGGTTGTTATCGTTGTAATTCTGGTGGTCGTCATCGCCTTCATCGCGCTGACAGTGAAGGTTGTACCGCAGCAGCGGGTAGGCGTTGTAGAGCGTCTCGGTAAATTCAACCGTTTGCTGAGCCCGGGCCTTAATATCCTTATTCCGGTTATTGATCAAGTAAGGATCTATCACGATTTGCGGATCCAGCAGGCCAACGTGCCGCCGCAGACGGTTATCACGAAGGATAATGTTCAAGTGCAGATTGACTCGATCATTTTCTACCAGGTCGTGAATCCGGAGCAGGCGACTTACGGGATTTCCGATTATGTCTACGGTGTGCGCAATATCTCCACGGCTACCATGCGTCAAATCATCGGTAAGCTGGAGCTGGACGAAACGTTGTCCGGCCGGGAGAAAATCTCCAACGAAATCCGTATCGCGCTGGACGAAGCCACTGAGAAGTGGGGCGTCCGCATCGAACGGGTGGAGGTCATCGACATCCAGCCGCCGACCGACATTCAGGAAGCGATGGACAAACAAATGAAAGCCGAGCGGAACAAACGGGCGATCGTGCTGGAAGCGGAAGCTGCCAAGCAGGATATGATCCTGCGCGCTGAAGGGGATAAGCAAAGTAAAATCCTCAAAGCCGAAGGCGACAAGGAAGCGCGCATCCGCGAAGCGGAAGGTCTGCGTCAGGCGCAGGAGCTGGAGGCGCTCGGTCAGGCGAAGGCGATCGAAGCCGTAGCGGCCGCCGAGAAGCAGCGGATCGAGCTGATCCGCAGCGCAGGCCTGGACGAAGCGGTGCTGGCTTACCGCTCCTTCGAAGCGCTTGAAGAGGTGGCCAAAGGCCCGGCTAACAAAGTGTTTATCCCGTCGAACGCGGTGGAGACGCTGGGCAGCCTTGGCGCACTGGGCGAGCTGTTTAAAGACAAGAAAGCTTGA
- a CDS encoding PspC domain-containing protein, producing MSKLYRSRKNKKISGLCGGLAQWLGFDATIIRLAVVIAAFCSFGAVVAIYLIASLIVPDEPISWYDIDDSYSSKY from the coding sequence ATGAGTAAATTGTACCGTTCCAGGAAAAACAAGAAGATTTCGGGATTGTGCGGAGGACTGGCCCAGTGGCTCGGGTTTGACGCTACGATCATTCGGCTGGCCGTTGTGATCGCCGCTTTCTGCAGCTTCGGCGCCGTTGTGGCGATTTACCTGATCGCCAGCCTGATTGTGCCGGATGAGCCCATCAGCTGGTATGACATCGATGATTCCTACTCTTCGAAATACTAA
- a CDS encoding thioredoxin family protein, whose product MPLKEITEQELLQSLDHNQERQAVLFFTPMCGTCQVGERMLEVVEATGRSVPLYKLNINYAPKLREQWRIESVPGVAVMQGGELLHKEYAMRSVDHLFEFVRRDKLYPV is encoded by the coding sequence ATGCCGCTGAAGGAAATTACGGAACAGGAGCTGCTGCAAAGCCTAGATCATAATCAGGAGCGCCAGGCCGTGCTGTTCTTCACCCCGATGTGCGGAACGTGCCAGGTAGGCGAACGAATGCTGGAGGTTGTGGAGGCTACGGGACGAAGTGTTCCTCTTTATAAGCTGAACATCAATTATGCGCCGAAGCTGCGGGAGCAGTGGAGGATCGAAAGTGTGCCGGGCGTGGCGGTCATGCAGGGCGGGGAGCTGCTGCATAAGGAATATGCGATGCGTTCGGTTGATCATTTGTTTGAATTTGTGCGGCGGGATAAGCTGTATCCGGTTTGA
- a CDS encoding glycoside hydrolase family 13 protein, which yields MKRTFWKEAVVYQIYPRSFKDSNGDGIGDLKGITSKLDYLKELGIDVVWISPVYKSPNDDNGYDISDYYDIMDEFGTMADWEELLEGLHSRGIKLMMDLVVNHSSDEHPWFAQSRSSKDNPYRDYYIWRKGNPDGTPPNNWASFFSGSAWQYDETTDEYYLHLFSRKQPDLNWENPKLRSSIYHMMKFWLDKGVDGFRMDVINVISKAEGLPSNGTAPLADGGRYYINGPHIHEYLHEMNSEVLSKYSIMTVGEMPGVTVEEAKKYTAEDREELQMVFQFEHMNVDSGPGGKWDVAEWTLPQLREVLDKWQLGLAEEGWNSLYLNNHDQPRMVSRFGNDGEYRVPSAKMLATLLHTLKGTPYIYQGEELGMTNVSFEKLEDYRDIEIHNMYKEKVTDGGEDHAKILKAIHAKGRDNARTPMQWSSEANAGFTTGTPWIKVNPNYTEINAEQALADKDSIFHYYKRLITLRKENPIMVYGDYTPLLPNNEQIYAYTRTLEGEQWLVLLNFSAEEASFELPEDLNPAGKTLLIGNYPAEGRADVPLRPYEARVYRIKGGIDRTKLLTR from the coding sequence ATGAAACGCACTTTCTGGAAAGAAGCCGTCGTCTACCAAATCTATCCGCGCAGCTTTAAAGACAGCAATGGCGACGGGATCGGCGATCTGAAAGGCATTACATCCAAGCTGGATTATTTAAAAGAACTGGGGATTGACGTCGTTTGGATCTCCCCGGTTTACAAATCCCCGAATGACGACAACGGCTACGACATCAGCGATTATTACGATATTATGGACGAATTCGGCACGATGGCCGACTGGGAAGAGCTGCTGGAGGGCCTGCACAGCCGCGGCATCAAGCTGATGATGGACCTGGTCGTGAACCATTCCTCGGATGAGCATCCGTGGTTCGCCCAGTCCCGGTCTTCCAAAGATAACCCTTACCGCGATTATTACATTTGGCGGAAAGGCAATCCGGACGGTACTCCGCCCAACAACTGGGCCTCTTTCTTCAGCGGCTCGGCCTGGCAGTACGACGAAACGACGGACGAATATTATCTGCATCTGTTCTCCCGAAAGCAGCCGGACTTGAACTGGGAAAATCCGAAGCTGCGCTCCTCAATCTACCACATGATGAAATTTTGGCTAGATAAAGGCGTAGACGGCTTTCGGATGGACGTCATTAACGTGATCTCCAAGGCTGAAGGGCTGCCTTCGAACGGCACGGCCCCACTGGCTGACGGCGGCCGCTATTACATCAACGGGCCGCACATCCATGAATATTTGCACGAAATGAACAGCGAGGTGCTGTCCAAATATTCGATCATGACGGTTGGGGAAATGCCGGGCGTCACCGTAGAGGAAGCGAAGAAATACACGGCCGAAGACCGTGAAGAGCTGCAGATGGTGTTCCAGTTTGAGCATATGAATGTGGATTCCGGTCCCGGAGGCAAGTGGGATGTGGCCGAATGGACACTGCCACAGCTGCGCGAGGTGCTGGACAAATGGCAGCTGGGCCTGGCGGAGGAAGGCTGGAACAGTCTGTACCTGAACAACCATGACCAGCCGCGGATGGTATCCCGTTTCGGCAATGACGGCGAATACCGCGTACCATCCGCGAAGATGCTGGCTACGCTTCTCCATACCCTGAAGGGAACCCCGTATATCTACCAGGGCGAGGAGCTAGGCATGACCAACGTAAGTTTCGAGAAGCTGGAAGACTACAGGGACATTGAGATCCATAACATGTATAAGGAAAAAGTAACCGACGGAGGCGAAGATCACGCCAAGATTCTCAAGGCCATCCATGCCAAAGGCCGGGACAATGCCCGTACGCCGATGCAGTGGAGCAGCGAAGCGAACGCCGGGTTTACGACCGGAACGCCGTGGATCAAGGTGAATCCGAACTACACGGAGATCAACGCCGAGCAGGCGCTGGCCGATAAGGATTCGATTTTTCATTATTACAAACGCCTGATCACCCTCCGCAAAGAGAATCCGATCATGGTTTACGGCGACTATACGCCTCTTCTTCCAAACAACGAGCAGATCTATGCTTACACCCGTACGCTGGAAGGGGAGCAGTGGCTGGTGCTGCTGAATTTTTCAGCTGAAGAAGCGTCATTTGAACTGCCGGAGGACCTGAATCCAGCCGGAAAAACGCTCCTCATCGGCAACTATCCAGCCGAAGGCCGGGCGGATGTTCCGCTCCGTCCTTACGAAGCGCGGGTATACCGGATTAAAGGGGGAATAGATAGAACCAAACTGCTGACCCGTTAG
- a CDS encoding acyltransferase, translating to MNVTQPGAKHKTKPRIESLDIYRAIAILAVVMIHVTSNPVVRMQQVPGSGLTIFYEFWNKLSQFAVPAFIFLSGLVLFYNYADPERQRSGWVLGFYKKRLLYIFVPYAVWSFIYFLMKQGRQWNHPLADWKTFLIHLLTGNNYEHLYYFLILIQFYVLFPPLLAVLRYQAAVRWLIPFAVVFQTGFYFLNNKVLHWTSGDLFASYFLLFALGASFGLKYERAMELLRKWAWLVLPLFVLIGLCFVFAGRIYYDWVPQLLPYKAVLNFAIYYLFTAVASFSLLLIARALFLRWQNGWPVRLLSSFGAASFAIFLVHPLLLYYWRLAVVGRHGEYYHYLTWLGGAVVFLVSWAFYLLLRRWRWSQYVIGR from the coding sequence GTGAATGTGACCCAACCGGGGGCTAAACATAAGACAAAACCAAGGATAGAAAGTCTGGACATTTACCGGGCCATTGCTATTCTGGCTGTGGTGATGATTCATGTCACCTCGAATCCGGTTGTCCGGATGCAGCAGGTGCCGGGCAGCGGGCTGACGATTTTTTACGAGTTCTGGAACAAGCTCAGCCAGTTCGCCGTTCCGGCTTTTATTTTTCTGAGCGGACTGGTTCTGTTCTATAATTATGCTGATCCAGAGCGGCAGAGAAGCGGCTGGGTGCTAGGCTTTTACAAGAAACGCCTGCTGTACATCTTTGTGCCTTACGCGGTGTGGTCTTTTATCTATTTTCTGATGAAGCAGGGGAGGCAGTGGAATCATCCCCTTGCAGACTGGAAGACGTTCCTGATCCATCTGCTGACGGGCAACAACTATGAACACTTGTATTATTTCCTGATCCTGATCCAGTTCTATGTGCTGTTTCCGCCGCTGCTGGCGGTGCTTCGCTATCAGGCGGCGGTACGCTGGCTGATCCCGTTTGCGGTTGTGTTCCAGACCGGCTTCTATTTCCTGAATAACAAGGTGCTGCACTGGACGTCAGGGGATTTGTTTGCGAGTTATTTCCTGCTGTTCGCCTTAGGGGCAAGTTTTGGCTTAAAGTATGAGCGGGCCATGGAGCTGCTCCGGAAGTGGGCCTGGCTGGTGCTGCCGCTGTTTGTATTAATCGGGCTTTGCTTTGTATTCGCAGGAAGGATTTATTATGATTGGGTTCCGCAGCTGCTGCCTTACAAAGCCGTGTTGAACTTCGCCATTTATTATCTATTTACGGCAGTGGCGAGCTTTTCTTTGCTGCTGATCGCAAGGGCGCTGTTCCTGAGGTGGCAAAACGGCTGGCCGGTCCGGCTTCTATCAAGCTTCGGCGCTGCTTCCTTCGCCATCTTCCTGGTGCACCCGCTCCTGCTGTATTATTGGCGGCTGGCCGTCGTGGGGCGGCATGGTGAATATTATCACTATCTGACCTGGCTTGGCGGAGCAGTTGTGTTCCTGGTCTCCTGGGCTTTCTACCTGCTGCTGCGCAGATGGAGATGGAGCCAATACGTGATTGGACGCTGA
- a CDS encoding nitroreductase family protein, which translates to MNIFEAIRTRRSIGKVTGEAVSKELIERILEAGTWAPNHRRTEPWQFFVMRGEGRKKLAKALAEIARQEAGEISAEQAAELLSKAEEKVKRAPVVIGVAVQPSDKPGVVELEEYAAVAAAIQNMLLEIHGLNLAAVWRTGEQAYHPVMNQTFGLGDKGKMLGFLYIGYPAVKELPEGKRTSIEEKTVWIDNA; encoded by the coding sequence ATGAACATCTTTGAAGCAATCCGCACTCGGCGCAGCATTGGTAAAGTAACGGGGGAAGCCGTTTCCAAGGAATTGATTGAACGTATTCTGGAAGCCGGAACCTGGGCGCCGAACCATCGCCGGACGGAACCCTGGCAGTTTTTCGTTATGAGAGGAGAGGGGCGTAAGAAGCTGGCGAAGGCTTTGGCTGAAATCGCCAGACAGGAAGCTGGAGAGATTAGCGCAGAGCAGGCAGCGGAGCTGCTGTCCAAAGCGGAAGAGAAAGTGAAACGGGCCCCGGTTGTAATCGGAGTAGCCGTTCAGCCGTCCGATAAACCGGGCGTAGTGGAACTGGAGGAATATGCGGCGGTAGCCGCGGCAATCCAGAATATGCTGCTGGAGATCCACGGGCTGAACCTGGCGGCCGTCTGGAGAACCGGCGAGCAGGCTTATCATCCGGTGATGAACCAGACCTTTGGTTTGGGAGACAAAGGGAAAATGCTCGGCTTCTTATATATCGGCTACCCTGCCGTTAAAGAGCTTCCGGAAGGCAAACGCACATCCATAGAAGAGAAAACCGTTTGGATCGATAATGCCTAA
- a CDS encoding YcnI family protein gives MSLKKSLRFASILSTALTGALLFAGIASAHVTVKPTESAPGAWETYTMKVPTEKDLPTVKVALKVPEQAELEQYQPVPGWKTTTNKDDSGKIKTITWEAESGNGIEPGQFQQFSFVVKNPAADGDLAWDAFQYYSDDSVVEWTGEEGADTPHSITKITSAAGGAAAADAGHGHDAAAGNASGAAAAGDNTSANAGTDTAATASSSSSSVMQTVTLIITIVALLVSLAALWFAVQNGRRKA, from the coding sequence ATGTCACTGAAAAAATCATTGCGTTTCGCCTCCATCCTGTCGACCGCCCTGACCGGGGCCCTGCTGTTCGCCGGAATCGCCAGCGCCCACGTTACCGTCAAACCGACCGAGTCCGCTCCGGGGGCCTGGGAGACCTACACCATGAAAGTACCTACTGAAAAAGACCTTCCTACGGTAAAGGTCGCCCTCAAGGTACCCGAGCAGGCCGAGCTGGAGCAATATCAGCCCGTTCCAGGCTGGAAGACAACTACAAACAAGGATGACAGCGGGAAGATCAAGACGATTACCTGGGAAGCCGAAAGCGGAAACGGTATTGAACCGGGACAATTCCAGCAGTTCAGCTTTGTAGTGAAGAATCCCGCTGCCGACGGCGATCTGGCTTGGGACGCCTTCCAATATTACAGCGACGACTCGGTCGTCGAGTGGACAGGCGAGGAAGGTGCGGATACCCCGCATTCCATCACCAAAATCACTTCGGCTGCCGGCGGTGCAGCCGCTGCTGACGCCGGTCACGGCCATGACGCAGCAGCCGGGAACGCTTCCGGAGCCGCTGCCGCCGGGGATAACACGAGTGCGAACGCTGGCACGGATACGGCCGCTACTGCAAGCAGTTCTTCCAGCAGCGTCATGCAGACGGTGACGCTGATCATTACGATTGTCGCCCTGCTCGTATCACTGGCCGCTTTATGGTTCGCCGTTCAGAACGGCCGCCGCAAGGCTTAA
- a CDS encoding PspA/IM30 family protein — translation MSLFERISNITKATLHEALNKLEDPVVMTGQYLRNLEEELDDASNELNAAKTSARILQAKREDAQRQITLKEHLALQAITDGDELTARRAIEAKLHYTEQVSHLTAEEDRVQHRVAELETQLDMGKEELERLKKKREELAERARKASELKASAHPQFSRGLDTGSAARGFERMEEKINGWEASAAASSPYAGNPAYSSRVDEELARLQGRTQGGTPSQAAEDKGNAPE, via the coding sequence ATGAGTTTATTTGAACGTATTTCCAATATTACAAAAGCCACCTTGCACGAAGCCCTGAACAAGCTAGAGGATCCGGTCGTCATGACCGGCCAGTATCTGCGCAACCTGGAGGAAGAACTGGATGACGCAAGCAACGAACTGAATGCCGCCAAAACCTCCGCCCGGATCCTGCAGGCCAAACGTGAGGATGCCCAGCGTCAAATCACATTGAAAGAGCATCTCGCACTCCAGGCTATTACTGATGGCGATGAGTTGACCGCCCGCAGAGCGATTGAAGCCAAACTTCATTATACGGAGCAGGTTTCCCATCTGACGGCCGAGGAAGACCGGGTTCAGCACCGGGTTGCTGAGCTGGAAACACAGCTGGACATGGGCAAAGAGGAGCTGGAGCGTCTGAAAAAGAAACGCGAGGAGCTTGCGGAACGCGCCCGCAAAGCCTCTGAGCTGAAAGCCTCGGCTCACCCGCAATTCAGCCGCGGCCTTGACACCGGCTCAGCCGCGCGCGGCTTCGAGCGTATGGAAGAGAAGATCAACGGCTGGGAAGCTTCTGCCGCCGCCAGCAGTCCTTACGCCGGCAATCCGGCCTACTCCAGCCGGGTTGATGAGGAACTGGCCCGGCTGCAGGGCCGGACTCAGGGCGGCACTCCATCCCAAGCTGCCGAGGACAAAGGAAACGCTCCGGAGTAA
- a CDS encoding NfeD family protein has protein sequence MHMWTIWLIAAGVLLVLEMFTLTFYLLWICLGAVAALLISLVLPDAILLQVLAGCIVALVLTVFTKPLSRRIRTSRGFQDAGTELIGRQGIVVEPIEPGHYGIVKIGGDTWSATASVSLGKDERVRVMKMSSTRIEVEKWEEIL, from the coding sequence ATGCATATGTGGACGATCTGGTTGATCGCAGCAGGCGTGCTGTTAGTGCTGGAAATGTTTACGCTTACGTTCTATTTGCTGTGGATCTGTCTGGGGGCGGTCGCGGCGCTGCTGATTTCGCTTGTGCTGCCCGATGCGATTCTTTTGCAGGTGCTTGCCGGCTGTATAGTGGCTCTTGTGTTAACCGTCTTTACCAAACCGTTGTCTCGCAGAATCCGGACTTCCCGGGGATTTCAGGATGCGGGCACCGAGCTGATCGGACGGCAGGGCATTGTTGTCGAACCGATTGAACCGGGGCATTACGGCATCGTCAAAATCGGCGGCGATACGTGGAGCGCTACCGCTTCGGTATCTCTGGGGAAAGATGAACGCGTGAGGGTTATGAAGATGAGCAGTACAAGAATTGAAGTTGAGAAATGGGAGGAGATTCTTTAA
- a CDS encoding flavodoxin family protein yields MSIVVINGSGREGGNTETLTRLALEGLEFKEIVLREKQILPIVDQRHTPGGFDPVNDDYDAVIQDMLAADVLIFVSPIYWYNVTGLVKNLFDRWSQSLRDPRFTDFKEKMAKKKAYAIVVGGDNPRIKALPMIQQLKYTFDFVGLPFEGYVLGQASKPGDIQNDRRALAEAAWLNDQLKALVNV; encoded by the coding sequence ATGAGCATAGTGGTCATTAACGGAAGCGGCAGGGAGGGCGGCAATACGGAGACGCTCACCCGGCTTGCGCTTGAAGGGCTTGAATTTAAGGAGATCGTGCTGCGCGAGAAACAAATTCTGCCGATTGTCGACCAGCGTCATACGCCCGGCGGCTTTGACCCTGTGAATGATGATTATGATGCGGTGATTCAGGATATGCTGGCGGCCGATGTGCTTATTTTTGTATCTCCTATTTATTGGTACAACGTGACAGGCCTGGTGAAAAATTTGTTCGACCGCTGGTCCCAATCCCTGCGCGATCCGAGATTTACTGATTTCAAAGAGAAGATGGCGAAGAAGAAAGCTTATGCCATTGTGGTGGGCGGAGACAACCCGCGCATTAAAGCCCTGCCGATGATTCAGCAGCTGAAATACACGTTTGATTTTGTCGGTTTGCCGTTTGAGGGGTATGTGCTGGGTCAGGCTTCCAAACCCGGCGATATCCAGAATGACCGGCGGGCTTTGGCAGAAGCCGCTTGGCTGAATGACCAGCTGAAGGCTCTGGTGAACGTCTAA
- a CDS encoding alpha-glycosidase gives MLLEAVYHRPKMNWAYAYDDYTLHLRLRTRKGDMTEVHAWVGDKYAWDQTEELVPMKLVLSDKRFDYWECEVKPPFRRLKYGFLLQDGHESMWMTENDFHTERPGKPDRLYDFPFINPVDVFKTPAWVKDAVFYQIFPERFANGDPGNDPENVQPWGGKPEVDNYFGGDLQGVIDHLDHLSELGITAIYFTPIFAAATNHKYDTEDYRKIDPHFGDAEKLKELVQLCHDRGIRVLLDAVFNHAGRTFDPFVDVLERGEQSKYKDWFHIHEFPLTDKDGRPNYDTFSFEKHMPKLNTENPEVKEYLLGTAEYWIREIGIDGWRLDIANEVDHHFWREFRRRVKAINPDAYILGEIWHEASPWLQGDQFDAVMNYPFTDAVLDFVARGTLNASELASAIQMQLSRYPRQANEVLFNLLDSHDTPRLLTMCEGSKAKMKLAAVIQFTYSGTPCIYYGDEYGLDGGPDPDCRKCMPWEPEQQDRELFDFYKALIAIRKAHPALRTGSIRFKGSSGSSEEDNGTLLAYERRLNHDRVVVLVNNSDKAQTLELPAKAAETSTGISAGLAGAGTQGTAGTSAGTSPGSLPWTQLLASEAVRLEQAEDRQTITLPAYGFALFAAGQPN, from the coding sequence ATGCTGCTCGAAGCTGTCTATCACCGTCCAAAAATGAACTGGGCTTACGCCTATGACGACTATACGCTCCACCTCAGGCTGCGTACGAGAAAAGGCGATATGACCGAGGTCCACGCCTGGGTCGGCGATAAATACGCCTGGGATCAAACGGAGGAGCTTGTACCGATGAAGCTTGTTCTGTCCGACAAGAGATTCGACTATTGGGAATGCGAAGTGAAGCCGCCCTTCCGAAGATTAAAATACGGATTTCTGCTTCAGGACGGCCATGAATCCATGTGGATGACGGAAAATGATTTCCACACCGAACGGCCAGGTAAGCCTGACCGGTTATATGACTTTCCGTTTATCAACCCTGTTGACGTCTTCAAGACGCCGGCCTGGGTAAAGGATGCCGTGTTCTATCAAATCTTTCCCGAGCGGTTTGCGAACGGCGACCCGGGCAACGATCCTGAGAACGTGCAGCCTTGGGGCGGCAAACCGGAGGTCGACAATTATTTCGGCGGGGATCTTCAGGGCGTCATCGACCATCTGGATCATTTGTCCGAGCTCGGCATTACGGCCATCTATTTCACGCCGATCTTTGCAGCTGCTACCAACCACAAATACGACACTGAGGACTACCGGAAAATCGACCCGCATTTCGGCGACGCCGAAAAACTCAAGGAGCTGGTCCAGCTTTGCCACGACCGCGGCATCCGCGTGCTGCTGGATGCCGTGTTTAATCATGCCGGGCGGACCTTCGACCCGTTCGTGGATGTGCTTGAGAGAGGCGAACAATCCAAATATAAAGATTGGTTCCATATTCACGAATTTCCGCTGACCGACAAGGACGGCCGCCCCAATTACGATACGTTCAGCTTTGAGAAGCATATGCCGAAGCTGAATACGGAAAATCCGGAGGTAAAAGAGTACCTGCTCGGAACAGCTGAATACTGGATCCGGGAAATCGGCATCGACGGCTGGCGGCTGGATATCGCCAATGAAGTGGACCACCACTTCTGGCGCGAATTCCGCCGCCGGGTCAAGGCGATCAACCCGGACGCCTATATTCTCGGCGAAATCTGGCATGAAGCCTCGCCTTGGCTGCAGGGCGACCAGTTCGACGCCGTCATGAACTATCCTTTTACTGACGCAGTGCTGGACTTTGTGGCGCGCGGCACGCTGAACGCCAGCGAGCTTGCGAGCGCGATCCAGATGCAGCTGTCCCGTTATCCCCGCCAGGCCAATGAAGTTCTCTTCAACCTGCTGGACAGCCACGACACCCCGCGCCTGCTCACGATGTGCGAAGGCAGCAAGGCCAAAATGAAGCTGGCGGCCGTAATCCAGTTCACTTACAGCGGAACACCGTGTATTTACTACGGCGATGAATACGGCTTGGACGGCGGGCCAGATCCGGACTGCCGTAAATGTATGCCGTGGGAGCCGGAGCAGCAGGACCGGGAGCTGTTTGATTTTTACAAGGCGCTTATCGCGATTCGCAAAGCCCACCCGGCTTTGAGGACGGGCAGCATCCGTTTTAAGGGATCGTCCGGCAGCAGCGAAGAGGATAACGGCACATTGCTGGCTTACGAACGCAGGCTGAACCATGACCGTGTCGTGGTGCTGGTTAATAATTCAGATAAAGCGCAGACCCTGGAATTGCCTGCAAAGGCCGCAGAGACAAGCACAGGGATAAGCGCCGGCCTTGCCGGAGCCGGAACCCAAGGAACCGCCGGAACCTCCGCTGGAACCTCTCCAGGCTCCCTTCCCTGGACCCAGCTTTTGGCTTCGGAAGCCGTACGCCTTGAACAGGCAGAAGACCGGCAAACCATCACGCTTCCCGCTTACGGGTTTGCCCTGTTTGCCGCAGGGCAGCCGAATTAA